Proteins co-encoded in one Centropristis striata isolate RG_2023a ecotype Rhode Island chromosome 24, C.striata_1.0, whole genome shotgun sequence genomic window:
- the gyg2 gene encoding glycogenin-2 — protein MSAGEAFVTLATTDSYCMGATVVARSLQRHGTTRSIVIMVTPNVSEKSRLALNSVFDEVITVDVMDSDDRLNLALLGRPELGITFTKIHCWTLTQYSKCVFLDADTLVLCNVDELFERDELSAAPDPGWPDCFNSGVFVFRPSLQTHGGLLDHALQHGSFDGGDQGLLNSFFSSWPVEDISKHLPFVYNLSASSIYTYLPAFQQFGHDAKIVHFLGAVKPWSSSSQRGASGSQMDQFVSQWWKEYLSDTKPSEPEKQQQGTPTADSPNWKRTDHQLLKAKHPLRIQEPEAKMPFRENLDSSNSVLAYSSAPSERPHSPPEPQTCPHTDHTPLEEDSWTCERTETQEAAVDEDELEDSVSVSDTESEPIKLEITCQKDAETEEERLEHRRQWENGQADYMGRDAFSNIQKMLDRFLD, from the exons ATGTCAG CTGGTGAGGCCTTCGTCACGCTGGCAACCACCGACTCTTACTGTATGGGGGCCACAGTGGTGGCCAGAAGTTTGCAGCGTCATGGGACGACACGCAGCATCGTCATCATGGTCACACCAAACGTCTCAGAAAAGTCCAG GCTCGCCCTGAACAGTGTGTTCGATGAGGTCATCACTGTGGATGTGATGGACAGTGACGACCGTCTCAACTTGGCCTTGCTGGGACGTCCTGAGCTCGGCATCACGTTTACCAAAATCCACTGCTGGACTCTGACCCAGTACAGCAAATGTGTCTTCCTGGATGCTGACACACTG GTTCTGTGTAACGTGGACGAGCTGTTTGAGAGAGATGAGTTGTCTGCAGCTCCTGACCCCGGCTGGCCCGACTgcttcaactctggcgtgtttgTCTTCAGACCGTCCCTCCAAACCCATGGTGGCCTCCTGGATCACGCCCTGCAGCATGGCAGCTTTGACG GAGGGGACCAGGGCCTGTTGAACTCTTTCTTCAGTAGCTGGCCTGTGGAGGACATCAGTAAACACCTGCCGTTTGTCTACAACCTCAGTGCCAGCTCCATCTACACCTACCTGCCTGCTTTCCAACA GTTTGGCCACGATGCAAAGATCGTCCATTTCTTAGGAGCAGTGAAACCCTGGAGCTCCAGCAGCCAGAGAGGTGCCAGCGGCTCACAAATGGACCAGTTTGTGTCTCAGTGGTGGAAAGAATACCTCAGTGACACAAAACCATCTGAACCAGAGAAACAACAACAG GGTACTCCAACGGCTGATTCTCCAAACTGGAAACGCACAGACCATCAACTACTGAAGGCAAAACATCCACTGAGG ATCCAAGAACCAGAAGCCAAGATGCCATTTAGAGAAAACTTGGACAGTTCCAACTCCGTGCTCGCTTATTCCTCAGCTCCTTCTGAGAGGCCTCATTCACCGCCTGAACCACAAACA TGTCCCCACACAGATCACACACCACTGGAGGAGGACTCTTGGACATGTGAGAGGACAGAGACCCAGGAAGCAGCGGTTGATGAAGACGAGTTGGAGGACAGTGTTTCTGTTTCAGACACTGAATCAGAACCT ATAAAACTAGAAATTACATGTCAGAAGGATGCCGAAACAGAAGAAGAACGTCTGGAGCACCGCAGACAGTGGGAGAACGGGCAGGCTGACTACATGGGCAGAGACGCCTTCAGTAACATTCAGAAGATGCTGGACCGCTTTCTGGATTAA